In the Bombiscardovia apis genome, CATTTTTGTTGTTCAAACCAGAAATAGCTTGGATAAGCACTTGAACGTCGAAAACGTATACGGAGGTGTTGACCTCGTTGACTTTAAGTTCGGTTCCAGTGGCGTCTTTTTGCTCGACAATACGCAGTACTTGACCATCTTGGTCTCGAATAATGCGGCCATATCCGTTGGGATCGCTCAGCCGAGTTGTCAGTACCGTGGCACCGTCGGCTTGGGTCTTGTGGAAGTCCACTAGTCCTTGCAAAGTCTGGGTATCAAGCAAAGGCATATCAGAGGCGACAATAAGAACCGTTCCGTCACTGTCAATACGATCTGAGAGTGCACTCAATGCGCACTGCACAGCCCGTCCAGTACCGGGAATCTCATCTTGCTCAACAATGGTGACTTGCTTGTTGTAGCTACGCGCGGCCTGTGCCACCCTCTGAGCTTGGTAGCGCACCACTAAGCTCAAAATATCAGGATTGAGCTCCCCTACCGAGTCCATGACCCTGTTGAGGAAGGTTTTACCTGCTAATTCGTGCAGAACCTTAGGCTTTGAAGAACGCATACGCGTACCTTCTCCAGCTGCCAAGATAATAGCGGCCGACACAGCCCTTGCGCTGCTCAAATCTCTACTTCCCCAGTTTCAGCAATGGTAATCAAATTCTGAATGGAGTCGACAACCTGATCTGGTCGGAAGGGGAAGGTTTCAACCTGCTTACGGTGTGTAATACCGGTCAAAACCAAGAAAGTATTCAAACCGGCTTCGACACCAGCGACAACGTCCGTATCCATTCGATCGCCAATCATGGCTGTAGTCTCGGAATGTCCGCCGACTCGGTTAAGAGCGGTACGGAACATAATGGGATTTGGCTTACCGACGAAGTATGGCTCGCGGTTTGTTGCCTTGGTAACCAAAGCTGCTACGGAACCAGCTGCGGGCAGAATGCCTGAATCGCTGGGACCGGTCGCATCTGGGTTCGTGCAAATAAAACGCGCACCACCAAGAATAAGTCGAATTGCTGTAGTAATCGACTCGAAGGAATAGGTGCGAGTCTCACCTAAGATTACGTAATCGGGATCGGTGTCTGAAAGAATATAACCGGCCTCGTGTAGAGCGGTCGTTAATCCTGCCTCACCGATCACGTAGGCAGAGCCATGTGGGATAGTCCTT is a window encoding:
- a CDS encoding HAD-IIA family hydrolase, with translation MAVKKIETWLTDMDGVLVHENTALPGAAEFIETLKANDRRFLVLTNNPVYTPRDLSARLGRSGIDVPEENIWTSALATADFCARTIPHGSAYVIGEAGLTTALHEAGYILSDTDPDYVILGETRTYSFESITTAIRLILGGARFICTNPDATGPSDSGILPAAGSVAALVTKATNREPYFVGKPNPIMFRTALNRVGGHSETTAMIGDRMDTDVVAGVEAGLNTFLVLTGITHRKQVETFPFRPDQVVDSIQNLITIAETGEVEI